One Deltaproteobacteria bacterium DNA segment encodes these proteins:
- a CDS encoding TetR/AcrR family transcriptional regulator yields MVLDFFAENDFHQVNLRKISKVSGLSTGTIYKYFKSKEDLILEILEEKIDEIKQLASMHDQGLKNTKERFRKSFWALMDYYDRNPSLAISFFITVPTRTWMQRESYARYDIHEQISKIADDGRACGEIDPTINNVQITSLYFMHLQREITIWYYRGRQWKLVDSLDYFFPLFWKTVSSC; encoded by the coding sequence GTGGTACTGGATTTTTTTGCTGAAAACGACTTTCATCAGGTGAATCTTCGCAAAATCAGCAAGGTCTCGGGGCTCAGCACCGGAACAATTTACAAGTATTTCAAATCCAAAGAAGATCTTATCCTCGAAATACTGGAAGAAAAAATAGACGAGATAAAGCAACTTGCAAGCATGCACGACCAGGGCCTGAAAAACACTAAGGAGCGTTTCCGCAAGAGCTTTTGGGCCCTCATGGACTATTATGACCGGAACCCCAGCCTTGCCATATCCTTTTTCATCACCGTCCCCACACGCACCTGGATGCAGCGCGAATCCTACGCGCGCTACGATATTCACGAGCAAATTTCCAAAATCGCAGACGATGGAAGGGCGTGTGGTGAAATAGACCCCACTATTAACAATGTCCAGATTACCAGCCTTTACTTCATGCATCTTCAGCGTGAAATTACCATCTGGTATTACAGAGGCAGGCAATGGAAGCTGGTGGACTCTCTGGATTATTTCTTTCCTCTTTTTTGGAAGACCGTCTCTTCCTGTTAA